A region of the Gemmatimonadaceae bacterium genome:
CGAGTCGGGCACCGGCAAGGAAGTCATCGCGCGCTACCTGCACGACCTCTCGCCGCGCAGCGACAACAGCTTCCTCTCGATCAACTGCGGCGCGCTCCCCGAGTCGCTGCTGGAGAGTGAGCTCTTCGGGCACGTGAAGGGGGCGTTCACCGGCGCCGTGAAGGACCGCGCCGGCCTGTTCACGGCGGCGAACCGCGGCACCTTCTTCCTCGACGAGATCGGCGAGACCACGCCGGCCACGCAGGTCAAGCTCCTGCGCGTGCTGCAGCAGCGCGAGGTGATTCCCGTCGGCGGCACCGAGTCGCAGCCGATCGACGTGCGCATGATCGCGGCCACCAACCGCGACCTCGAGGAGGAGATCAAGCGCGGCAGCTTCCGTGGTGACCTGTTCTATCGCCTGAACGTGATCGCGATCCACCTCCCGCCGCTGCGCGAGCGCCGCGACGACATCCCGGTGCTGGCCACGAAGTTCCTGTCGCGGGTGGCCGGCACGCGCACCGACGTGCCGCTCCGCCTCACCGACGAGGCGCTCGATGCCATGCAGGCATACGACTGGCCCGGCAACGTGCGCGAGCTGGAGAACGCGATGGAGCGCGCCGTGATCCTGAGCACCGGTGACAGCATCGGGGTCGAGGCGTTGCCGGAGCGCGTGACGGCGCGGCGCGTGGAGCCGCTGGTGGCGGAGCGTGCGATCGTGAACCCCACGCTGGACGCCATCGAGCGCGCCTACATCATGTGGGTGCTGCAGTCGGAAGGCGGCAACAAGAGTCGGGCGGCCTCCACCCTGGGCATCGACGCATCCACGCTCTACCGCAAGCTCGCGCGCTACGACACCGACGCGTGACGGTGGGCGCGTGACGTGGTGACGGAACGGCGCCTGCGGGCGCCGTTCGCGTTGGTGCGCCAGGGGACACGCGAACCGGTGGTGAGCACACCGGC
Encoded here:
- a CDS encoding sigma-54-dependent Fis family transcriptional regulator, which translates into the protein MTHRTSPTVLVVDDEAGILETLRILLKNEGFTPITALGGKAGLDALESGSPDIVLSDIRMPTVSGIEVLAAVKAKDPQLPVVLMTAQASMQSAIQAVNEGAFYYIQKPFRNDELVAILRRAAEHRQLKLENVTLKQEIQRRDRSSAGQKPTGNSRSWLKVLEMVETVAPTDSTVLITGESGTGKEVIARYLHDLSPRSDNSFLSINCGALPESLLESELFGHVKGAFTGAVKDRAGLFTAANRGTFFLDEIGETTPATQVKLLRVLQQREVIPVGGTESQPIDVRMIAATNRDLEEEIKRGSFRGDLFYRLNVIAIHLPPLRERRDDIPVLATKFLSRVAGTRTDVPLRLTDEALDAMQAYDWPGNVRELENAMERAVILSTGDSIGVEALPERVTARRVEPLVAERAIVNPTLDAIERAYIMWVLQSEGGNKSRAASTLGIDASTLYRKLARYDTDA